From a single Mycolicibacterium mengxianglii genomic region:
- a CDS encoding DeoR/GlpR family DNA-binding transcription regulator: MYPEERQQAIASLVMSRGRASVTELAATYAVTTETVRRDLSVLDRVGVLRRVHGGAVPARALHVVESGVADRESNRADHKDSIARAALEYLPGSGASVLFDAGTTTSRVAALLPQDRELTVVTNSVPIAASVSSFPAVSLHLLGGRVRGLTQAAVGEHVLRVLDTLRVDVAFIGTNGISIRHGLSTPDTEEAAVKRAMVSSASFVVVVSDSSKLGREDFVSFASLRDVDALITDAEIDDATRAAITDCDVEVVVA, translated from the coding sequence GTGTATCCCGAAGAGCGTCAACAGGCCATCGCCTCACTGGTGATGTCGCGTGGCCGCGCCTCCGTCACCGAACTGGCCGCCACCTACGCCGTCACCACCGAGACGGTGCGTCGCGATCTGTCAGTGCTGGACCGGGTTGGCGTCCTGCGCCGGGTACACGGCGGAGCAGTCCCGGCCCGCGCGCTGCACGTCGTCGAATCCGGCGTCGCCGACCGGGAGAGCAACCGGGCCGACCACAAGGATTCGATCGCCCGCGCGGCTCTGGAATACCTGCCGGGCAGCGGTGCCAGCGTGTTGTTCGACGCCGGCACCACCACCTCGAGAGTGGCCGCCCTGCTTCCGCAGGACCGCGAGCTGACCGTGGTGACCAACTCAGTGCCCATCGCCGCCTCGGTCTCATCGTTTCCCGCGGTGTCACTGCACCTGCTCGGCGGGCGGGTCCGCGGCCTGACCCAGGCCGCCGTCGGCGAGCACGTGTTGCGGGTGCTTGACACGCTGCGGGTCGACGTCGCGTTCATCGGCACCAACGGCATCAGCATCCGTCACGGCCTCTCCACACCGGACACTGAGGAGGCCGCGGTGAAGCGAGCCATGGTGAGCAGCGCGAGTTTCGTTGTGGTGGTGTCTGATTCGTCGAAACTCGGCCGCGAGGATTTCGTCAGCTTCGCCTCGCTCCGCGACGTGGACGCACTGATCACCGACGCCGAGATCGACGATGCCACCCGCGCCGCGATCACCGACTGCGATGTCGAGGTGGTGGTCGCATGA
- a CDS encoding 1-phosphofructokinase family hexose kinase, protein MIVTVTANPSNDRTVALNTPLTRGAVHRIVSVSTEPGGKGVNVARALTMAGLEAVAVLPAAADDPFVAAVAGAAVPYATVPTTSAVRTNLTITEADGTTTKLNEPGAFLGSSTLDALADAVITRARTANWVVLSGSLPPGVPDNWYAEIVAALQPLRCKVAVDTSEGPLLALAAGFGRAAPDLIKPNSEELASLAGLSAIELENAVAQGDPEPVVSAASHLVELGVGAVLATLGAAGAILVDHAGAWLATPAPIVPRSTVGAGDSSLAGYVRADVGGDPPPRRLQMAVAYGSAAAALPGSALPSPADLDLDAVRVVSIFSQSPDNPAPQPHQPKEGV, encoded by the coding sequence ATGATCGTCACCGTCACTGCCAATCCCAGTAACGACCGCACCGTCGCGCTGAACACACCGCTGACCCGCGGCGCGGTGCACCGCATCGTCTCGGTGTCCACCGAACCCGGCGGCAAGGGTGTGAACGTGGCGCGGGCGCTGACCATGGCCGGCCTCGAGGCTGTGGCGGTGCTGCCCGCGGCCGCCGACGACCCTTTCGTCGCTGCGGTGGCCGGCGCCGCAGTTCCGTATGCGACGGTGCCCACCACCAGCGCGGTACGCACCAACCTCACCATCACCGAAGCCGACGGGACCACCACGAAACTCAACGAGCCGGGCGCATTCCTGGGCTCTTCGACACTGGATGCGCTCGCCGACGCCGTGATCACCAGGGCGCGCACCGCCAACTGGGTGGTGTTGTCGGGATCGCTGCCGCCCGGTGTACCCGACAACTGGTACGCCGAGATCGTCGCGGCGCTGCAGCCGCTGCGGTGCAAGGTGGCGGTGGACACCTCGGAAGGCCCGTTGCTGGCGTTGGCCGCCGGATTCGGTCGGGCCGCGCCCGATCTGATCAAACCGAACTCCGAGGAGCTGGCCAGCCTGGCTGGGCTTTCGGCGATCGAGCTGGAAAACGCCGTGGCCCAGGGCGATCCCGAACCGGTGGTGTCTGCCGCGTCCCACCTGGTGGAGCTCGGAGTCGGAGCCGTGCTGGCCACTCTCGGAGCAGCCGGGGCGATCCTGGTGGACCACGCGGGGGCGTGGCTGGCCACACCGGCACCCATCGTTCCGAGGAGCACCGTCGGCGCCGGTGATTCCTCGCTCGCCGGTTACGTACGCGCCGATGTCGGAGGCGACCCGCCGCCACGGCGCCTGCAAATGGCGGTCGCCTACGGTAGCGCCGCCGCCGCGCTACCGGGCTCGGCACTCCCGTCACCGGCCGACCTGGATCTCGATGCCGTGCGGGTGGTCTCGATCTTCAGCCAGTCTCCTGACAACCCGGCTCCTCAACCGCACCAACCCAAAGAAGGTGTCTGA